In Capillimicrobium parvum, a genomic segment contains:
- a CDS encoding biotin--[acetyl-CoA-carboxylase] ligase, whose translation MAVRRLGRPRLHLREVDSTNRRARELAAAGAAHGTLVTATAQTAGRGRQGRSWSAPAGRALVLSVVLRDPPALLPLVAAAAVAELAGDSALVKWPNDVLVDGRKVAGILAEGRPQESWAVLGIGVNVAVRMDDLPAGLRGTAGTLGLEPGDVEPCLQRLLCALERWLAAPRDELLAALRARDALANREVRWDGGAGTARGIDDGGRLVVQRADGERVALEAGEVHLASGPPPGDA comes from the coding sequence ATGGCGGTCCGGCGGCTCGGGCGGCCGCGGCTGCACCTGCGTGAGGTCGATTCCACGAACCGGCGGGCGCGTGAGCTCGCTGCGGCCGGAGCCGCGCACGGCACGCTCGTGACGGCGACGGCGCAGACCGCCGGGCGCGGCCGCCAGGGCCGGTCCTGGAGCGCGCCGGCCGGCCGGGCGCTCGTCCTGTCGGTCGTGCTGCGCGACCCGCCCGCGCTGCTGCCGCTGGTCGCGGCGGCGGCGGTGGCGGAGCTGGCCGGGGACTCCGCGCTCGTGAAGTGGCCCAACGACGTGCTCGTCGACGGCCGCAAGGTCGCCGGCATCCTCGCGGAGGGCCGGCCCCAGGAGAGCTGGGCCGTGCTCGGCATCGGCGTCAACGTGGCGGTGCGGATGGACGACCTGCCCGCCGGGCTGCGCGGGACGGCGGGGACGCTCGGCCTCGAGCCCGGCGACGTCGAGCCGTGCCTGCAGCGGCTGCTGTGCGCGCTCGAGCGCTGGCTGGCCGCACCGCGGGACGAGCTGCTCGCGGCGCTGCGCGCCCGTGACGCCCTCGCGAACCGCGAGGTCCGGTGGGACGGCGGCGCGGGCACCGCCCGCGGCATCGACGACGGGGGCCGGCTGGTGGTGCAGCGCGCGGACGGCGAGCGGGTCGCGCTCGAGGCCGGCGAGGTGCACCTGGCGTCCGGTCCGCCGCCGGGTGACGCCTAG
- a CDS encoding DEAD/DEAH box helicase: MVAAPLPPAADIARAEKFTRERFVHEGEDAAVALGPGSARRRALDAALAELAQGLDYPSPEWRRAYSLLLGLERLLSEDEPHLADGTLLNPHQVDALSGTLTALLAAAIGPNGGASSNGHAANGGAAAAHAPPAPAEDPYVGSSAVPGEEEIDEELPEDEEPQDWDEPAASEDWEQLAEQPEDPNAHKRFWFEHATGAGKTVAALGFVEASRTGGVLILTHRRNLVDQFLGELRDRGYRDRIHGPLMQGDREPRTGPVTVETYQWFVRNAGKVSSAYTIVICDEAHTALGEKTSAAIREWTGPIFVGMTATGALIARHVTDLFPTQTSRFDLAQAARRGVISPLRCIRIPPGAGVRSIAKVPLRRGDVDVEFDQEMLAELLDQLPFNLAVANLYKTRFNGVPGVVYAAGVRHAYNVAEAFRDEGLKAMAVSGETPKRELADILARYERGDVDVLVNAQLLAEGWNSPRATVCMHLAPTASKRIYQQRVGRVTRRHPGKESGIVVDFVHPATKHDDPVVTLHSLLDRDVYRGGAIVVGPVRRGRGRRVRVERRVMPVTADPDRRAQVFERELWRIAVEHLDWGEQHVWAALAGARVQPSGWRRARAMLHFDKTGELKRRFLLTAVQRNKSSQLRIRALQEIAAAKDAEAFDLAIDEIGQWSRDERREAVKVCLQALAEKRIGRRDQANAWIWRMAEYTRDVHEEYAVQRWPETKRLLGLLVNSSGGAHARNARRLVHASRKQDRRLSAALLAAALAHTPEAEEVLRGARTRLSRKPNSLARDLLRNFPKKRTRGNRRRRRKGEEAVLEPVEALETTTALDDDELDDDDDVVEVEIDAEDDEDEAREPEDDDGEDAPEPEPVEAEVEDPEEAAAAAAAREADALAGIASAAAALFEARGAGVDPAPAEPVAETAPQPVEPVAETAPEPVEPVSETPPEPLKRPATRRRTTTAKSTTGPKKPATRRRTTAKPPAAAESDAAASAESERPAAASEPESAPVKKPATRRRTTAKPPAAAESDAAASAESERPAAASEPESAPVKKPATRRRTTAKPPAAAESDAAASAESEPTAAASEPESAPVKKPATRRRTTPAKTVAAKDETPQAAAEAVDPAEGAEAAETPEAAGAPAKKAATRRRTTTAKSTAAKSTAAKPAAAKSTAARSTAAKSTAAKSTAAKSTAARSTAARSTAAKSTRAKPAATDEPADTAAGPAAAEPAKKPATRRRTTTAKPAAAKSTAAKKPATPRRTPKPKDPEPPASQDEPSDDDRPAAAA; encoded by the coding sequence ATGGTGGCCGCACCCCTTCCCCCGGCTGCCGACATCGCCCGGGCCGAGAAGTTCACCCGTGAGCGCTTCGTCCATGAGGGCGAGGATGCCGCGGTTGCGCTCGGGCCCGGCAGCGCTCGCCGGCGCGCGCTCGACGCTGCGCTCGCGGAGCTCGCGCAGGGGCTCGACTATCCGTCGCCGGAGTGGCGGCGCGCGTACTCGCTGCTGCTCGGCCTCGAGCGGCTGCTCAGCGAGGACGAGCCACATCTCGCCGACGGCACGCTGCTGAACCCGCACCAGGTCGACGCGCTGTCGGGCACGCTGACGGCGCTGCTCGCGGCGGCGATCGGGCCGAACGGCGGGGCGTCCTCGAACGGGCACGCGGCCAACGGGGGCGCCGCCGCCGCGCATGCCCCGCCGGCGCCGGCCGAGGACCCGTACGTCGGCTCCTCCGCGGTGCCCGGCGAGGAGGAGATCGACGAGGAGCTGCCGGAGGACGAGGAGCCGCAGGACTGGGACGAGCCGGCCGCCAGCGAGGACTGGGAGCAGCTCGCCGAGCAGCCGGAGGATCCCAACGCGCACAAGCGCTTCTGGTTCGAGCACGCGACCGGCGCGGGCAAGACCGTCGCGGCGCTCGGTTTCGTCGAGGCCTCGCGCACCGGCGGCGTGCTGATCCTCACGCACCGCCGCAACCTCGTCGACCAGTTCCTCGGGGAGCTGCGCGACCGCGGCTACCGCGACCGCATCCACGGCCCGCTCATGCAGGGCGACCGTGAGCCGCGGACCGGCCCGGTCACGGTCGAGACCTACCAGTGGTTCGTGCGCAACGCGGGCAAGGTCTCGTCCGCGTACACGATCGTCATCTGCGACGAGGCGCACACGGCGCTGGGCGAGAAGACGTCCGCCGCGATCCGCGAGTGGACCGGCCCGATCTTCGTCGGGATGACCGCGACGGGCGCGCTGATCGCCCGGCACGTCACCGACCTCTTCCCGACGCAGACGTCGCGCTTCGACCTCGCGCAGGCCGCCCGGCGGGGCGTCATCTCGCCGCTGCGCTGCATCCGCATCCCGCCGGGGGCCGGCGTGCGCTCGATCGCCAAGGTGCCGTTGCGCCGCGGCGACGTGGACGTCGAGTTCGACCAGGAGATGCTGGCCGAGCTGCTCGACCAGCTGCCGTTCAACCTCGCGGTGGCGAACCTCTACAAGACGCGCTTCAACGGCGTGCCGGGGGTCGTCTACGCGGCCGGCGTGCGCCACGCCTACAACGTCGCCGAGGCGTTCCGTGACGAGGGCCTGAAGGCGATGGCGGTCTCGGGCGAGACGCCCAAGCGCGAGCTGGCCGACATCCTCGCCCGCTACGAGCGCGGCGACGTTGACGTGCTGGTCAACGCGCAGCTGCTGGCCGAGGGCTGGAACTCGCCCCGCGCGACGGTCTGCATGCACCTCGCGCCGACGGCGTCCAAGCGCATCTACCAGCAGCGCGTGGGCCGCGTCACGCGCCGGCACCCCGGCAAGGAGTCGGGCATCGTCGTCGACTTCGTCCATCCTGCGACGAAGCACGACGACCCGGTCGTGACGCTGCACTCGCTGCTGGACCGCGACGTCTACCGCGGCGGCGCGATCGTCGTGGGCCCGGTGCGCCGGGGCCGCGGCCGGCGCGTGCGCGTCGAGCGGCGCGTGATGCCGGTGACCGCCGATCCGGACCGGCGCGCGCAGGTCTTCGAGCGCGAGCTGTGGCGCATCGCCGTCGAGCACCTCGACTGGGGCGAGCAGCACGTGTGGGCGGCGCTCGCGGGCGCGCGGGTGCAGCCATCCGGGTGGCGCCGCGCGCGGGCGATGCTGCACTTCGACAAGACCGGCGAGCTCAAGCGGCGGTTCCTCCTGACGGCGGTCCAGCGCAACAAGTCGTCGCAGCTGCGCATCCGCGCTCTCCAGGAGATCGCGGCGGCCAAGGACGCGGAGGCGTTCGACCTCGCGATCGACGAGATCGGCCAGTGGTCGCGCGACGAGCGGCGCGAGGCGGTCAAGGTCTGCCTGCAGGCGCTGGCCGAGAAGCGCATCGGGCGCCGCGACCAGGCCAACGCGTGGATCTGGCGGATGGCCGAGTACACGCGCGACGTCCACGAGGAGTACGCGGTCCAGCGCTGGCCGGAGACCAAGCGGCTGCTCGGGCTGCTGGTCAACTCTTCGGGCGGGGCGCATGCCCGCAACGCCCGCCGGCTCGTCCACGCGTCGCGCAAGCAGGACCGGCGGCTGAGCGCCGCGCTGCTGGCCGCCGCGCTGGCCCACACGCCCGAGGCGGAGGAGGTGCTGCGCGGGGCGCGCACCCGCCTGTCGCGCAAGCCGAACTCCCTGGCGCGCGACCTGCTGCGCAACTTCCCCAAGAAGCGCACCCGCGGCAACCGGCGCCGCCGGCGCAAGGGCGAGGAGGCCGTGCTGGAGCCTGTCGAGGCGCTGGAGACGACGACTGCACTCGACGACGACGAGTTGGACGACGACGACGACGTCGTCGAGGTGGAGATCGACGCCGAGGACGACGAGGACGAGGCGCGCGAGCCCGAGGACGACGACGGCGAGGACGCGCCCGAGCCCGAGCCCGTCGAGGCCGAGGTCGAGGATCCCGAGGAGGCGGCCGCGGCGGCCGCCGCGCGCGAGGCCGACGCCCTCGCCGGCATCGCCTCCGCGGCCGCGGCGCTGTTCGAGGCCCGCGGCGCGGGCGTGGACCCCGCGCCGGCCGAGCCGGTCGCCGAGACGGCCCCGCAGCCGGTCGAGCCTGTTGCCGAGACGGCCCCGGAGCCGGTCGAGCCTGTTTCCGAGACGCCCCCGGAGCCGCTCAAGAGGCCGGCCACCCGCCGGCGGACGACGACGGCGAAGTCGACGACGGGGCCGAAGAAGCCGGCGACCCGGCGCCGCACGACCGCGAAGCCCCCGGCGGCGGCCGAGAGCGACGCTGCGGCGTCCGCCGAGTCCGAGCGCCCGGCGGCCGCATCCGAACCGGAGTCGGCGCCCGTCAAGAAGCCGGCGACCCGGCGCCGCACGACCGCGAAGCCCCCGGCGGCGGCCGAGAGCGACGCTGCGGCGTCCGCCGAGTCCGAGCGCCCGGCGGCCGCATCCGAACCGGAGTCGGCGCCCGTCAAGAAGCCGGCGACCCGGCGCCGCACGACCGCGAAGCCCCCGGCGGCGGCCGAGAGCGACGCTGCGGCGTCCGCCGAGTCCGAGCCCACCGCGGCCGCATCGGAACCGGAGTCGGCGCCCGTCAAGAAGCCGGCGACGCGCCGGCGGACGACCCCGGCGAAGACCGTGGCGGCGAAGGACGAGACCCCGCAGGCGGCGGCTGAGGCGGTTGACCCGGCTGAGGGCGCTGAGGCGGCTGAGACGCCCGAGGCGGCTGGGGCGCCCGCGAAGAAGGCGGCGACCCGTCGCCGCACCACGACCGCGAAGTCCACCGCTGCGAAGTCGACGGCCGCGAAGCCGGCCGCAGCCAAGTCCACCGCGGCCAGGTCCACCGCGGCCAAGTCGACGGCCGCGAAGTCGACGGCTGCGAAGTCGACGGCCGCGAGGTCGACGGCTGCGAGGTCGACGGCCGCGAAGTCGACCCGCGCGAAGCCCGCGGCGACCGACGAACCGGCCGACACCGCCGCCGGCCCCGCGGCCGCGGAGCCGGCGAAGAAGCCCGCGACCCGCCGCCGCACGACGACCGCGAAGCCTGCGGCCGCGAAGTCGACCGCCGCGAAGAAGCCCGCCACGCCCCGGCGCACCCCGAAGCCGAAGGACCCCGAGCCCCCGGCGTCGCAGGACGAGCCGTCCGACGACGACCGTCCGGCCGCGGCGGCGTAG
- a CDS encoding TlpA family protein disulfide reductase translates to MRRLVFALIGLGIVAIVVIGLTQTKGGNDKPRASTISAEQARQRLAGSPAPLAALHAQANQLLPGGQDAFDRRLRELRGHPVVVNGWASWCGPCRAEFPFLQRTSVDMGRQVAFVGLDSEDNDGDARGFLEKFPVSYPSYTLPRIPAGELGAIRGLPFMLFYDKAGELQYLHQGGYVCEAQLRADVRRYALGHPPGEGVGSLCQKSASTP, encoded by the coding sequence ATGCGCCGCCTCGTCTTCGCGCTCATCGGCCTTGGCATCGTCGCGATCGTCGTCATCGGGCTGACCCAGACGAAGGGCGGCAACGACAAGCCGCGGGCCTCGACGATCTCCGCCGAGCAGGCGCGGCAGCGGCTCGCGGGCTCGCCGGCGCCGCTCGCGGCGCTGCATGCGCAGGCCAACCAGCTGCTGCCCGGCGGCCAGGACGCGTTCGACCGGCGGCTGCGCGAGCTGCGCGGGCACCCGGTCGTCGTCAACGGCTGGGCGTCGTGGTGCGGACCGTGCCGCGCCGAGTTCCCCTTCCTGCAGCGCACGTCGGTCGACATGGGCCGCCAGGTGGCGTTCGTCGGCCTCGACTCAGAGGACAACGACGGCGACGCGCGCGGCTTCCTCGAGAAGTTCCCGGTCTCCTACCCGAGCTACACGCTGCCGCGGATCCCCGCCGGCGAGCTGGGCGCCATCCGCGGCCTGCCGTTCATGCTCTTCTACGACAAGGCGGGCGAGCTGCAGTACCTGCACCAGGGCGGCTACGTCTGCGAGGCGCAGCTGCGCGCCGACGTACGCCGCTACGCGCTCGGACATCCGCCGGGGGAAGGGGTGGGCTCGCTGTGCCAGAAGTCCGCGTCGACCCCCTGA
- a CDS encoding galactose-1-phosphate uridylyltransferase produces MPEVRVDPLTGLRAIIAADRATRPGGGLSAEPAPQPDPATDPFLEGHEDRTPPEVFAIRAAPGGADTPGWTVRVVPNLYPALDPSSPEPPRDATPDLFTALAATGAHEVIVNAPTPTGTLAELAPAQVRSAVDVWRLRMRHHAEAGANCVHVLVNEGREAGASLPHTHAQLYALDFVPAAIARERERFGAHATRTMGGNLLADLVQEEVRRRERIVAIDDEAVCLAPYASRMPFQLLIAPRRPVPRFEDDGPSGAALLHDVLNRLARRLGASPPLNLWVRTAPRGADHFCWRIDVLPRLAHLAGLELGAGLGLNIVAPEHAAAELRGA; encoded by the coding sequence GTGCCAGAAGTCCGCGTCGACCCCCTGACCGGCCTGCGCGCGATCATCGCCGCCGACCGCGCCACGCGGCCCGGCGGCGGCCTGTCCGCCGAGCCCGCGCCGCAGCCGGACCCGGCGACCGACCCGTTCCTGGAGGGCCACGAGGACCGCACGCCGCCCGAGGTGTTCGCGATACGGGCCGCTCCGGGCGGGGCGGACACGCCCGGCTGGACGGTGCGCGTCGTGCCGAACCTCTATCCGGCGCTCGACCCCTCGAGCCCCGAGCCGCCGCGCGACGCGACGCCCGACCTCTTCACCGCGCTCGCCGCCACCGGCGCCCACGAGGTGATCGTCAACGCGCCCACCCCGACGGGCACGCTGGCCGAGCTCGCCCCCGCGCAGGTCCGGTCCGCGGTCGACGTGTGGCGGCTGCGCATGCGCCACCACGCCGAGGCGGGCGCGAACTGCGTGCACGTGCTGGTCAACGAGGGCCGCGAGGCGGGCGCGTCGCTGCCCCACACGCACGCCCAGCTCTACGCCCTGGACTTCGTGCCCGCGGCCATCGCGCGCGAGCGCGAGCGCTTCGGCGCGCACGCCACCCGCACGATGGGCGGCAACCTGCTCGCCGACCTCGTGCAGGAGGAGGTCCGCCGTCGCGAGCGCATCGTGGCGATCGACGACGAGGCGGTCTGCCTGGCCCCCTACGCGTCGCGCATGCCCTTCCAGCTGCTCATCGCGCCCCGCCGCCCGGTCCCGCGCTTCGAGGACGACGGGCCGAGCGGCGCGGCGCTGCTGCACGACGTGCTCAACCGGCTCGCGCGCCGCCTCGGCGCCAGCCCGCCGCTGAACCTCTGGGTGCGCACCGCCCCGCGCGGCGCCGACCACTTCTGCTGGCGCATCGACGTGCTCCCGCGCCTGGCCCATCTCGCGGGGCTTGAGCTCGGCGCGGGTCTGGGGCTGAACATCGTCGCGCCCGAGCACGCGGCCGCCGAGCTGCGCGGCGCTTGA
- a CDS encoding AEC family transporter — protein sequence MTFLVAAVIAVSLAAGLLAEPRLPHRGRPVARAIAWVQFYVTLPFITFFVMVRFEPTGGSGLGLLAGYVELAIVGLIAWAIGRCVLHLSGPSLGALIVVCFMGNTGLVGTPLAGAIFGSDAIEPAIAFDALVSGPMFYVASVSIGAAFGSAIAPSARARVRALARNPPLIAVICGLVAPDALAPDVLVDAAHVLVYALVPFAFFMVGLTLGGEAEEGVLRFPPALTAPVAVAIGLRLVVAPLLMLALAALVGGVPDAYLLQAATPAAVSSVVVAHAFGLDLKLTASAVAWTTMIVVVAGMIVPSVL from the coding sequence TTGACCTTCCTCGTCGCCGCGGTCATCGCCGTGTCCCTGGCGGCGGGGCTCCTCGCCGAGCCGCGCCTGCCCCACCGCGGCCGGCCGGTCGCCCGCGCGATCGCGTGGGTGCAGTTCTACGTCACGCTGCCGTTCATCACGTTCTTCGTGATGGTGCGGTTCGAGCCGACGGGCGGCAGCGGCCTCGGCCTGCTGGCGGGCTACGTGGAGCTCGCGATCGTCGGGCTGATCGCGTGGGCGATCGGGCGCTGCGTGCTGCACCTGAGCGGCCCCTCGCTCGGCGCTCTGATCGTCGTGTGCTTCATGGGCAACACCGGACTGGTCGGGACGCCGCTGGCCGGCGCGATCTTCGGCAGCGACGCGATCGAGCCCGCCATCGCGTTCGACGCGCTCGTCTCGGGCCCGATGTTCTACGTCGCCTCGGTCTCGATCGGCGCCGCGTTCGGGAGCGCGATCGCGCCCTCGGCGCGCGCGCGGGTGCGGGCCCTCGCGCGCAACCCTCCGCTCATCGCGGTGATCTGCGGCCTCGTGGCCCCGGACGCGCTCGCGCCCGACGTCCTCGTCGATGCCGCGCACGTCCTGGTCTACGCGCTCGTTCCCTTCGCCTTCTTCATGGTGGGCCTGACGCTGGGCGGCGAGGCCGAGGAGGGCGTCCTGCGCTTCCCGCCGGCGCTCACCGCGCCGGTCGCTGTCGCCATCGGGCTGCGGCTCGTCGTCGCGCCGCTGCTCATGCTCGCCCTGGCGGCGCTCGTCGGCGGGGTGCCCGACGCCTATCTGCTGCAGGCGGCGACGCCCGCTGCGGTCAGCTCCGTCGTCGTGGCCCACGCGTTCGGCCTGGACCTCAAGCTCACGGCTTCCGCCGTGGCATGGACGACGATGATCGTCGTGGTCGCCGGCATGATCGTCCCGTCCGTCCTGTGA
- the dtd gene encoding D-aminoacyl-tRNA deacylase codes for MRALVQRVRRAAVRVGGEEVAAIGPGLLVLLGVGHDDDEATAERLAGKLLRLRIFPDADGRMNEPLGDREVLCVSQFTLMADTRKGNRPSFVAAAEPERADALYRRFCEHAGARRGVFGAHMEVELVNDGPVTILLE; via the coding sequence GTGAGGGCGCTCGTGCAGCGCGTGCGCCGCGCGGCCGTGCGCGTCGGCGGCGAGGAGGTCGCCGCCATCGGCCCCGGCCTGCTGGTCCTGCTCGGCGTCGGTCACGACGACGACGAGGCCACCGCGGAGCGGCTGGCGGGCAAGCTGCTGCGGCTGCGGATCTTCCCCGACGCCGACGGCCGCATGAACGAGCCGCTCGGCGACCGGGAGGTCCTCTGCGTCAGCCAGTTCACGCTCATGGCCGACACGCGCAAGGGCAACCGGCCCAGCTTCGTCGCCGCGGCCGAGCCGGAGCGCGCGGACGCCCTCTACCGCCGGTTCTGCGAGCACGCCGGCGCCCGGCGCGGCGTCTTCGGCGCCCACATGGAGGTCGAGCTCGTCAACGACGGTCCGGTCACCATCCTCCTCGAATAG
- a CDS encoding YbaK/EbsC family protein, which produces MSASVQRVRAALTAAGLDVTLRAFPEGTRTAQDAAAAIGVQVGQIVKSLVFATETGDPVLVLASGANRVDERRVGELLGTAIGRADAALVREATGYAIGGVPPVGHATAMPTLVDEDLLAFDEVWAAAGTPRDVFAIAPADLVRASGGQVATVT; this is translated from the coding sequence ATGAGCGCATCGGTTCAACGAGTCCGCGCAGCCCTGACCGCCGCGGGGCTCGACGTGACCCTGCGCGCGTTCCCCGAGGGCACGCGCACGGCGCAGGACGCCGCGGCCGCGATCGGGGTCCAGGTCGGCCAGATCGTGAAGTCGCTCGTGTTCGCCACCGAGACGGGCGACCCGGTGCTCGTGCTCGCCTCGGGAGCCAACCGCGTCGACGAGCGGCGCGTGGGCGAGTTGCTCGGCACCGCGATCGGGCGCGCCGACGCCGCGCTCGTGCGCGAGGCCACCGGCTACGCGATCGGCGGCGTGCCGCCGGTCGGGCATGCGACCGCCATGCCGACGCTCGTGGACGAGGACCTGCTGGCCTTCGACGAGGTGTGGGCAGCGGCGGGCACGCCACGCGACGTCTTCGCCATCGCGCCGGCGGACCTCGTGCGGGCGAGCGGAGGCCAGGTCGCGACCGTGACCTGA
- a CDS encoding ABC transporter substrate-binding protein, giving the protein MLIAASALLFAACGGNDSGGSTGGASTSSTSSGDTSGGKSGGTLSAYYTSSPDYMDPALSYTQEGWTALWNVYTPLLTYKHAEGAEGATLIPGLAEALPDISPDGKTYKLKLRPGLKFSDGTPVKASDFEHTVKRVLNLESGGSAFYLPIVGAEDYVKAGKPDADIPGIVTDDKTGEITIKLNSQVGSFANVLAMDFAGIVPGDTPFKNLTASPPPGVGPYKITSSVPNRGFTMVKNDQFPGLNIPEIPTGYLDEIDVKIVKNQQRQIDDVLQNKVDFLQDPPPADRMREVSDKAKGRFEPYVTNSTYYVFLNERVAPFDNEKVRQAVNYGIDKRALARIFGGLLAPACNFLPPGMKGYQKIEPCPYGDPNAAPNVEKAKQLIKEAGAEGADVTVWGNDEDPSKPVAEYLADAMSSIGLNAKPKIVEGSVYFQTIGNQKTKAQAGFANWFQDFPHPANFMFLVNGKSIQNTNNQNFGNVDDPEINKLIDTADANPDLDAVAPDYAKADRLLVERAHIAPYGNRELTKLVSDKVDFDSFIAHPVYNGDLSSLRFK; this is encoded by the coding sequence ATGCTGATTGCCGCAAGTGCGCTGCTCTTCGCCGCCTGCGGTGGCAATGACAGCGGCGGCAGCACCGGAGGCGCCAGCACGTCGTCGACGTCATCGGGTGACACATCGGGCGGCAAGTCCGGCGGCACCCTCTCGGCGTACTACACGTCGAGCCCGGATTACATGGATCCGGCTCTGTCGTACACGCAGGAGGGATGGACCGCCCTCTGGAACGTGTACACCCCGCTGCTGACGTACAAGCACGCGGAAGGCGCCGAGGGCGCCACCCTGATCCCGGGTCTCGCCGAGGCGCTGCCCGACATCTCGCCGGACGGCAAGACGTACAAGCTGAAGCTCCGTCCGGGCCTGAAGTTCTCCGACGGCACGCCGGTCAAGGCGTCGGACTTCGAGCACACGGTCAAGCGCGTGCTCAACCTGGAGTCGGGCGGCAGCGCGTTCTATCTGCCGATCGTGGGCGCCGAGGACTACGTCAAGGCCGGCAAGCCCGACGCGGACATCCCCGGGATCGTCACGGACGACAAGACGGGCGAGATCACGATCAAGCTCAACAGCCAGGTCGGGTCGTTCGCGAACGTCCTCGCGATGGACTTCGCGGGCATCGTGCCGGGCGACACGCCGTTCAAGAACCTGACGGCGAGCCCGCCCCCGGGCGTCGGGCCGTACAAGATCACGAGCTCGGTCCCGAACCGCGGGTTCACGATGGTCAAGAACGACCAGTTCCCGGGCCTGAACATCCCGGAGATCCCGACCGGGTACCTGGACGAGATCGACGTCAAGATCGTCAAGAACCAGCAGCGCCAGATCGACGACGTCCTGCAGAACAAGGTCGACTTCCTGCAGGATCCGCCGCCGGCGGACCGCATGCGCGAGGTCTCCGACAAGGCGAAGGGCCGGTTCGAGCCCTACGTGACCAACTCGACGTACTACGTCTTCCTCAACGAGCGGGTCGCCCCGTTCGACAACGAGAAGGTGCGTCAGGCGGTCAACTACGGCATCGACAAGCGCGCCCTGGCGCGCATCTTCGGCGGCCTGCTCGCCCCGGCGTGCAACTTCCTGCCCCCGGGCATGAAGGGCTACCAGAAGATCGAGCCGTGCCCGTACGGCGACCCGAACGCGGCGCCGAACGTGGAGAAGGCCAAGCAGCTCATCAAGGAGGCGGGCGCCGAGGGTGCCGACGTCACCGTGTGGGGCAACGACGAGGATCCGTCCAAGCCGGTCGCCGAGTACCTCGCTGACGCGATGAGCTCGATCGGTCTGAACGCGAAGCCGAAGATCGTCGAGGGCTCGGTCTACTTCCAGACCATCGGCAACCAGAAGACGAAGGCCCAGGCCGGCTTCGCCAACTGGTTCCAGGACTTCCCGCACCCGGCGAACTTCATGTTCCTGGTCAACGGGAAGTCGATCCAGAACACGAACAACCAGAACTTCGGGAACGTCGACGACCCCGAGATCAACAAGCTGATCGACACCGCCGACGCCAACCCGGACCTGGACGCCGTCGCGCCCGACTACGCCAAGGCTGACCGCCTGCTGGTCGAGCGTGCGCACATCGCGCCGTACGGCAACCGCGAGCTGACCAAGCTCGTCTCCGACAAGGTGGACTTCGACTCGTTCATCGCCCACCCGGTGTACAACGGCGACCTCTCGTCGCTGCGCTTCAAGTAG
- a CDS encoding ABC transporter permease, producing the protein MATTDSAETGFSTDLPPEIAAEERRAAAGTGPWRIAMRRLRRNKVALAFGALFLVLVAISLAAPLYAKHVAKTTPYKNNITGTVNVGGKQENVVAFDGVPIGPTWQGQYFLGADRNGRDVMVRLLYGGRNSLLIGIGASIITLIFATIFGLIAGFFGGWIDAIISRCFDIMWAFPVILLGIALGVSLNLGGINLGPIHLEGGSLWIPTIIIGVSYIVYLARPIRGQVMSLREKEFIEAARAQGLGPWRIMFTELLPNLASTILVFFPLIVANAVLLEAALSFLGAGVQPPEPSWGIMIAEGIDFLTSAPHLTIAPGLMLVATVLSLNIFGEGLRDALDPRAKIRLEH; encoded by the coding sequence ATGGCCACCACGGATTCCGCCGAGACAGGTTTCTCCACCGACCTTCCTCCGGAGATCGCCGCCGAGGAGCGGCGGGCCGCGGCGGGTACGGGCCCCTGGCGGATCGCGATGCGCCGGCTGCGGCGCAACAAGGTCGCGCTCGCCTTCGGCGCCCTCTTCCTCGTGCTGGTCGCGATCTCCCTCGCCGCGCCGCTGTACGCCAAGCACGTGGCCAAGACGACGCCGTACAAGAACAACATCACCGGCACGGTCAACGTCGGCGGCAAGCAGGAGAATGTCGTCGCGTTCGACGGCGTGCCGATCGGGCCGACGTGGCAAGGCCAGTACTTCCTCGGCGCGGACCGCAACGGCCGCGACGTCATGGTCCGCCTGCTCTACGGCGGGCGCAACTCGCTGCTGATCGGCATCGGCGCGTCGATCATCACGCTGATCTTCGCCACGATCTTCGGCCTGATAGCCGGGTTCTTCGGGGGGTGGATCGACGCGATCATCTCCCGCTGCTTCGACATCATGTGGGCGTTCCCGGTGATCCTGCTGGGCATCGCGCTCGGCGTGTCGCTGAACCTCGGCGGCATCAATCTCGGGCCGATCCACCTCGAGGGCGGCTCGCTGTGGATCCCGACGATCATCATCGGGGTCTCCTACATCGTCTATCTCGCTCGACCGATCCGCGGCCAGGTGATGTCCCTGCGCGAGAAGGAGTTCATCGAGGCCGCCCGCGCGCAGGGGCTGGGCCCGTGGCGGATCATGTTCACCGAGCTGCTGCCCAACCTCGCCTCGACGATCCTGGTGTTCTTCCCGCTGATCGTCGCCAACGCGGTGCTGCTGGAGGCGGCGCTGTCGTTCCTCGGGGCCGGCGTTCAGCCGCCCGAGCCGTCCTGGGGCATCATGATCGCCGAGGGCATCGACTTCCTGACCTCCGCGCCGCATCTGACGATCGCCCCCGGCCTCATGCTCGTGGCCACGGTGCTCTCGTTGAACATCTTCGGCGAGGGCCTGCGCGACGCGCTCGACCCGCGGGCGAAGATCCGCCTGGAGCACTAG